The following are encoded together in the Bacteroidales bacterium MB20-C3-3 genome:
- the rpsU gene encoding 30S ribosomal protein S21, producing MIIVPIKEGENIERALKKFKRKFEKTGTIRELRSRKTFVKNSVRRRDEVKKAIYVQSLRINEE from the coding sequence GTGATTATAGTACCAATTAAGGAGGGCGAAAATATTGAACGGGCGCTGAAGAAATTCAAGCGTAAATTCGAAAAGACAGGAACGATTCGTGAACTAAGAAGCAGAAAGACTTTTGTTAAAAATTCTGTGAGGCGTCGCGATGAGGTGAAGAAAGCCATCTATGTTCAGTCGCTGAGGATAAACGAGGAGTAA
- a CDS encoding lipoate--protein ligase, producing MYFVIDNNTDPWWNLAAEEYLFKNIDKPIFRLWQNDNAIIIGNHQNAYAEINTDYVRERGIKVVRRLTGGGAVFHDLGNVNFTFIDNAEANEESAVMFARFTKPIIDALKSIGVDAYLEGRNDLLIDGRKFSGNAVARYKNRLLQHGTLLFSASMADLSNALAARSEKFTGKSVQSNRSRVTNITEHLKTPLSIKEFIDFLHNFVAGSGSGYSRYEYSKDDIEAITKLKETKYSLDSWNYGKSPSYTYSKVKKFPAGLIEIYLQVEKGKIEEIKIFGDYFFNKETEELENLIKGCNHSHNQLTERVEKINLSDYISNIEREEFLSLFWE from the coding sequence ATGTACTTCGTAATTGACAATAATACAGATCCCTGGTGGAATCTGGCAGCTGAAGAGTATCTATTTAAAAATATTGACAAACCGATTTTCAGATTGTGGCAAAATGATAATGCAATCATTATTGGCAACCATCAGAATGCATATGCAGAGATTAATACAGACTATGTAAGAGAGAGAGGGATAAAAGTTGTCAGGCGTCTTACCGGTGGAGGTGCAGTTTTCCACGACCTTGGTAATGTAAACTTTACCTTCATAGATAATGCAGAGGCGAATGAGGAGAGTGCCGTTATGTTTGCAAGATTTACAAAGCCAATTATTGATGCATTGAAGTCAATAGGAGTCGATGCCTATCTGGAGGGAAGAAACGATTTACTTATTGACGGAAGAAAGTTCTCAGGAAATGCTGTTGCCAGATATAAGAACAGGTTACTTCAGCATGGTACTCTTCTCTTTTCTGCCTCAATGGCAGATCTCTCAAATGCACTTGCCGCCAGATCAGAGAAATTCACAGGAAAATCTGTGCAATCTAACAGAAGCCGGGTAACAAACATTACAGAGCACCTTAAAACACCTCTCTCTATTAAAGAGTTTATTGATTTTCTTCACAACTTTGTTGCAGGATCCGGTTCAGGCTACAGCCGGTACGAATATTCCAAAGATGATATTGAGGCAATAACTAAGCTTAAAGAGACTAAATACTCTCTTGACAGCTGGAATTACGGGAAATCCCCCTCATATACATATTCCAAGGTAAAGAAATTCCCGGCCGGGCTAATAGAGATCTATCTTCAGGTTGAGAAGGGTAAAATTGAGGAGATTAAAATTTTTGGAGATTATTTTTTCAACAAGGAGACAGAGGAGCTGGAAAATTTAATCAAAGGTTGTAATCACTCACATAACCAATTAACTGAAAGAGTAGAAAAGATAAACCTCTCTGACTATATATCAAATATAGAGAGAGAGGAGTTTCTGTCATTATTCTGGGAGTAA
- a CDS encoding phosphatase PAP2 family protein, which yields MLDKIEELDRNLFLFFNNLHSAFFDWVMTLFSSRLPWLPLYIAIIFCIIWSCNFNKELDESGNYRRKINFHKRDTRTVLIIIFAIIATFVVTDYFSNQIKYFVSRLRPGWDPFTCNLARVIEDNRFSYGFVSGHASNVFGLAMLTSAIFKRRWYTILIFSWATIVSYSRIYVGRHFPGDVLFGALFGIAVGYLTYKILQLIFQKNVLRN from the coding sequence ATGCTTGACAAGATAGAGGAACTGGACAGGAACCTCTTCCTGTTTTTCAATAATCTTCACTCGGCATTTTTTGACTGGGTGATGACTCTTTTCTCTTCCCGTCTGCCATGGCTCCCTCTGTATATAGCAATTATATTTTGTATTATTTGGTCCTGCAATTTTAATAAAGAGCTTGACGAATCTGGTAATTACAGGCGTAAAATCAATTTCCATAAGAGAGATACAAGGACCGTACTTATTATCATTTTTGCAATAATTGCAACTTTTGTTGTTACAGATTACTTCTCAAATCAGATTAAATATTTTGTAAGCAGACTAAGGCCGGGATGGGACCCATTTACATGTAATCTTGCCAGGGTCATTGAGGACAACAGGTTCAGCTATGGATTTGTTTCAGGTCACGCTTCAAATGTATTTGGCCTGGCAATGCTTACATCTGCAATTTTTAAGAGAAGATGGTATACAATACTGATCTTTTCCTGGGCAACAATTGTTTCATATAGCAGAATATATGTGGGGAGACATTTTCCTGGAGATGTTCTTTTTGGAGCTCTTTTTGGGATAGCAGTAGGGTATTTGACATACAAGATTTTACAACTTATTTTTCAAAAAAATGTACTTCGTAATTGA
- a CDS encoding tyrosine-type recombinase/integrase → MVVEEFIDYIGIQKRYSKRTLHLYSDYVKELREFISPEGDDEFLGELKPQVIRGFISAGLESGLSSRTVNLKLSAISSFCNYLQRAGKIEANPVKKVHRPKSSARLPLFYTENSLANYLSNEVEKGNFLSLRDRTMVLLLYTTGIRRAELASMNISQWDKERRVIRVSGKGDKEREIPVTEELDKALKIYEAEMKEFYSENRSDKLFLTDSGQPLYLSFVNKVVKRELSSVKGFTGKKSPHVLRHSIATHLLNNGADLNSIKEVLGHSSLAATQVYTHNSFEQMKKIFLTAHPRAKKGG, encoded by the coding sequence ATGGTGGTGGAGGAATTCATTGATTACATAGGAATTCAAAAGAGATACTCAAAGAGGACTCTTCATCTCTATAGTGATTATGTAAAAGAGCTTAGAGAATTCATTTCTCCTGAAGGAGATGATGAGTTTTTGGGTGAGCTTAAACCACAGGTCATAAGAGGGTTTATATCTGCAGGTCTTGAATCAGGGCTGAGCAGCAGAACAGTAAATCTTAAATTATCAGCGATCAGTAGTTTTTGTAATTATCTACAAAGGGCAGGGAAAATTGAGGCAAATCCTGTGAAAAAGGTTCACAGGCCTAAGTCATCTGCAAGATTACCTCTTTTTTATACTGAAAATTCACTTGCAAATTATCTTAGTAATGAGGTAGAGAAAGGAAATTTCCTCTCTCTGAGGGATAGAACAATGGTACTATTGTTGTACACCACAGGAATAAGAAGGGCAGAACTGGCCTCTATGAATATCAGTCAGTGGGATAAAGAGAGGAGAGTTATCAGGGTTAGCGGGAAAGGTGATAAAGAGCGGGAGATTCCTGTTACAGAGGAGTTGGATAAAGCGCTTAAAATTTATGAAGCAGAGATGAAAGAGTTTTATTCAGAGAATAGATCTGACAAACTTTTTCTTACTGACTCGGGGCAACCTTTATATCTCTCGTTTGTTAATAAAGTAGTAAAAAGAGAGCTTAGTTCAGTTAAGGGGTTTACCGGAAAGAAGTCGCCCCATGTTCTGAGGCATTCAATTGCAACCCATCTTCTGAACAACGGAGCTGACCTTAATAGCATAAAGGAGGTGCTCGGACACTCCTCACTGGCTGCCACGCAGGTTTATACTCACAACTCGTTCGAGCAAATGAAAAAGATATTTCTAACCGCTCATCCAAGAGCAAAAAAAGGAGGATAA
- a CDS encoding HPF/RaiA family ribosome-associated protein, translated as MDIRIQSLKFDADQKLIDFIEKKFSKLPKFYDEISNVEIVLSLLPDHENKNVKVMVEVPGNQILVERHSKTFENAAVDCVDVLKDLLVKAKEKRKEP; from the coding sequence ATGGACATCAGGATTCAGTCACTAAAGTTTGACGCAGATCAGAAATTAATCGACTTCATTGAGAAGAAATTTTCCAAACTACCAAAGTTCTATGACGAAATTTCAAATGTTGAGATTGTTCTCAGCCTTCTTCCTGATCACGAAAACAAAAATGTAAAGGTAATGGTAGAGGTGCCGGGCAACCAGATACTAGTGGAGAGGCACTCTAAAACATTTGAGAACGCTGCAGTAGATTGCGTTGATGTCTTGAAGGACCTTCTCGTTAAAGCCAAGGAGAAGAGAAAAGAGCCATAG